From a single Apium graveolens cultivar Ventura chromosome 2, ASM990537v1, whole genome shotgun sequence genomic region:
- the LOC141708037 gene encoding peptide chain release factor 1, mitochondrial yields the protein MGIRDVLVRSHSILKSIRRQPPTYKLCISSFSTDLHPQFSSDLINIMEHKLSAIQHRSSYLQGLVSQPEASPHECIKANKELRKLSASMDLINELRAKQKEIEDLKTLRGECQEDKAMQDMVVEELSQSLEEEKRLQNVLLMSLLPKDDADERDCILEVRAGTGGEEASLFAMDIFKMYERYSQKSGWKFEVVDITDSDLKGFKEASAAISGADVYGKLKFESGIHRVQRVPVTEKSGRVHTSAVSVAILPQADEVDVHLKTEDLRMDTYRSGGSGGQHANTTNSAVRITHIPSGLVVAIQDERSQHMNKAKALKVLCAKLYELERSRVSLNRSKLRMAQIGSGDRSERIRTYNFPQGRVTDHRVGITHHSIQDVMEGENLDVFIDALLLQQEMNALASFGSTQ from the exons atggggaTACGAGATGTTCTTGTTCGTTCTCATAGCATCCTCAAATCGATACGACGACAACCACCTACTTACAAGCTTTGTATATCTTCTTTCTCCACTG ACTTGCATCCTCAATTTTCTAGCGATCTCATTAATATAATGGAGCATAAATTATCTGCCATTCAGCACCGCAGTTCTTATCTCCAGGGCCTCGTTAGTCAG CCAGAAGCCTCACCACACGAGTGTATAAAGGCTAACAAGGAACTTCGCAAACTCAGCGCCTCAATGGATCTCATTAATGAGTTGAGGGCTAAACAGAAG GAAATTGAAGATTTGAAGACGCTAAGAGGTGAATGTCAAGAAGATAAAGCTATGCAGGACATGGTGGTCGAAGAACTCAGTCAGTCTTTGGAAGAAGAGAAAAGACTGCAAAATGTTCTCTTAATGTCATTATTGCCCAAGGATGATGCTGATGAACGTGACTGTATCTTGGAAGTGAGGGCAG GAACGGGAGGGGAAGAAGCTTCCTTGTTTGCAATGGATATATTTAAAAT GTATGAACGATACTCGCAAAAGAGTGGTTGGAAGTTTGAAGTTGTAGATATTACAGACTCTGATCTCAAGGGTTTTAAG GAAGCTAGTGCAGCCATTTCTGGAGCTGATGTCTATGGAAAACTCAAATTTGAAAGTGGAATCCACAGAGTGCAG CGAGTTCCAGTGACTGAAAAATCTGGACGCGTTCACACTAGCGCAGTATCAGTTGCTATCCTTCCTCAGGCTGATGAG GTTGATGTACATTTGAAGACTGAAGACTTAAGAATGGATACATATAGATCTGGTGGTTCAGGTGGTCAGCATGCAAATACTACAAATAGTGCTGTTCGGATAACCCACATTCCGTCAGGGTTGGTGGTTGCGATTCAAGACGAGCGGTCCCAACATATG AATAAAGCCAAAGCACTCAAGGTACTGTGTGCAAAGCTATATGAGTTGGAGAGATCAAGAGTCTCTCTCAATCGGTCAAAACTTCGTATGGCGCAG ATTGGTAGTGGAGACAGATCTGAACGTATCCGTACATATAACTTCCCACAAGGACGTGTGACAGATCATCGTGTTGGGATCACACACCATTCCATTCAAGATGTAATGGAGGGAGAGAATTTGGATGTCTTCATTGACGCTCTTCTTTTACAACAAGAAATGAATGCTCTGGCATCTTTTGGCTCTACACAGTGA